A part of Sulfurifustis variabilis genomic DNA contains:
- a CDS encoding bactofilin family protein, with product MLSTLGKQTNEKPCNTIDTLIGARTELKGDIAFSGGLRIDGKLKGNITAKGDGNSTLVLSENAEIVGNVTVPYVISNGTIKGTVRAVERIELQPKAEITGDVYYKVIEMALGAAINGNLVREPADGKERATVARLKSVAAGTEDETKNG from the coding sequence ATGTTGAGCACCTTGGGCAAGCAGACGAACGAAAAACCGTGCAACACCATCGATACGCTGATCGGCGCACGCACGGAACTTAAGGGAGATATCGCGTTCTCCGGCGGGCTGCGGATCGACGGAAAGCTCAAGGGCAACATCACCGCAAAGGGTGACGGCAACAGCACCCTCGTATTGAGCGAAAATGCCGAGATAGTCGGGAACGTGACCGTCCCCTACGTCATCAGTAATGGCACGATCAAAGGTACAGTCCGGGCCGTCGAACGGATCGAGCTGCAACCGAAGGCCGAAATCACGGGAGACGTTTACTACAAGGTCATCGAGATGGCGCTCGGGGCAGCAATCAACGGGAACCTCGTACGGGAACCTGCCGACGGAAAGGAACGGGCCACAGTCGCCCGCCTCAAATCCGTCGCGGCGGGTACCGAGGACGAAACCAAGAACGGTTGA
- the argC gene encoding N-acetyl-gamma-glutamyl-phosphate reductase, whose protein sequence is MIKVGIIGGTGYTGVELLRLLAVHPQVELRAITSRAEAGKPVTDLFPSLRGHVDLAFTAPDAAGLEQCDVVFSATPNGVAMQQARELLAAGVRLIDLAADFRLKDPTVWETWYGVPHACPELLEEAVYGLPEVNRQRISKARLVANPGCYPTSVQLGFLPLVEAGVVDSDHLIADAKSGASGAGRKAEVHLLLGEAADTMKAYAVAGHRHWPEIRQGLEAATGKKVGLTFVPHLVPMIRGIHATLYARLTRDVDLQGLYESRYHDEPFVDVMPAGTHPETRSVRGANTCRLAVHRPQGADTVVVLSVIDNLTKGAAGQAIQNMNIMFGINEATGLSQPGLMP, encoded by the coding sequence ATGATCAAAGTCGGCATCATTGGCGGTACCGGATATACCGGCGTGGAGCTGCTTCGTCTCCTGGCCGTACATCCGCAGGTCGAGCTGCGCGCGATCACCTCGCGGGCCGAGGCAGGCAAGCCCGTGACCGACCTGTTTCCGAGCCTCCGTGGCCACGTGGATTTGGCATTTACCGCCCCCGATGCCGCCGGGCTCGAGCAATGCGACGTCGTCTTCTCCGCCACACCCAACGGCGTGGCCATGCAGCAGGCGCGCGAGCTGCTCGCCGCCGGTGTCCGCCTGATCGACCTCGCTGCCGATTTCCGGCTCAAGGACCCGACCGTCTGGGAGACGTGGTACGGCGTGCCGCACGCGTGCCCCGAGCTCCTTGAAGAGGCCGTGTACGGGCTGCCGGAGGTCAACCGTCAGCGCATCAGTAAGGCCCGCCTGGTGGCGAATCCCGGGTGCTACCCGACCTCCGTCCAGCTCGGTTTCCTGCCCCTCGTCGAGGCCGGAGTGGTCGATTCGGATCATCTCATCGCGGACGCGAAATCGGGAGCGAGCGGTGCGGGGCGCAAGGCGGAGGTGCACCTGCTCCTCGGCGAGGCGGCGGACACGATGAAGGCCTACGCCGTGGCCGGGCACCGGCACTGGCCGGAGATCCGCCAGGGCCTCGAGGCGGCCACCGGGAAGAAGGTGGGACTTACCTTCGTTCCGCACCTGGTCCCGATGATCCGTGGCATCCACGCGACGCTCTACGCTCGCCTGACCCGGGATGTCGATCTCCAGGGCTTGTACGAGTCGCGTTATCACGACGAGCCGTTCGTGGACGTCATGCCTGCCGGCACCCATCCCGAGACCCGCTCGGTGCGCGGCGCCAACACCTGCCGGCTGGCGGTTCATCGCCCGCAGGGCGCCGATACGGTGGTCGTCCTTTCCGTGATCGACAACCTCACCAAAGGTGCCGCCGGTCAGGCGATCCAGAACATGAACATCATGTTCGGTATCAACGAGGCGACGGGCTTGAGCCAGCCTGGTCTCATGCCTTGA
- a CDS encoding porin, with amino-acid sequence MNKKLLVAAIGAAIAAGPMMAQAEVKLYGHAHMSLDVIDQDEAAPGADDGGLFVSTNSSRFGIRASEDLGGGLKGVAQYEFLFDQDTVTSTPATNRDNYIGLEGGFGALRLGVIDSATKDIGGIADLFYREQLGESRAIINQGGADSRVNNGIIYLSPKLGGLSFKAQFGADEFTDENQMAANVRWAGGPLTVGLGFLSTENADPLEDTDVIRLAGKFDVGGGFTVAALWQDVSALGGVDGADRSSYGVGASFKTGNNVFKAQYYIADEVDGAAVENGGDQISVGWDHLFSKTTIGYVTYAATSNDDGGTFAVGGNGHETVVSGLPAGGDSSGLSVGMIVNF; translated from the coding sequence ATGAACAAGAAGCTGTTAGTTGCAGCCATCGGTGCGGCGATCGCGGCCGGCCCGATGATGGCGCAGGCCGAGGTGAAGCTCTACGGCCACGCGCATATGTCTCTCGACGTGATCGATCAGGACGAAGCGGCTCCCGGTGCCGACGACGGCGGCCTGTTCGTCTCGACCAACAGCTCCCGCTTCGGCATCCGCGCGAGCGAAGATCTGGGCGGCGGACTGAAGGGCGTTGCCCAGTACGAGTTCCTGTTCGACCAGGACACCGTCACCAGCACCCCGGCCACGAATCGCGACAACTATATCGGTCTTGAAGGCGGTTTCGGTGCCCTGCGGCTCGGCGTGATCGACAGCGCGACCAAGGACATCGGCGGCATCGCCGACCTGTTTTACCGCGAGCAACTCGGCGAGAGCCGCGCGATCATCAATCAGGGCGGTGCCGACAGCCGCGTCAACAACGGCATCATCTACCTCTCGCCGAAGCTCGGAGGCCTTTCTTTCAAGGCGCAATTCGGTGCTGACGAGTTCACTGACGAGAACCAGATGGCGGCCAACGTGCGTTGGGCGGGTGGCCCGCTCACTGTCGGTCTCGGCTTTCTGTCCACCGAGAACGCTGATCCGCTCGAAGATACCGACGTGATCCGTCTGGCCGGCAAGTTTGATGTCGGCGGCGGCTTCACCGTCGCGGCGCTGTGGCAGGACGTGAGCGCCCTCGGTGGCGTGGACGGCGCGGACCGCAGCAGCTACGGCGTGGGCGCGTCCTTCAAGACGGGTAACAACGTCTTCAAGGCGCAGTACTACATTGCCGATGAAGTCGATGGCGCGGCTGTGGAGAACGGTGGTGACCAGATCTCGGTGGGCTGGGATCATCTCTTCAGCAAGACGACGATCGGCTATGTCACCTATGCGGCGACCAGCAACGACGACGGTGGCACTTTCGCTGTCGGCGGCAACGGCCACGAGACCGTTGTCTCGGGTCTGCCCGCCGGTGGCGACAGCTCCGGCCTCTCGGTTGGCATGATCGTCAACTTCTAA
- the trpC gene encoding indole-3-glycerol phosphate synthase TrpC has translation MSGTPDILKRIIARKAEEVARRAGRLPLRALSEQAEVAPAVRGFARTLRGRVASGEPAVIAEIKKASPSKGVLRAGFEPAEIARSYERHGATCLSVLTDIEFFQGSDEHLTAAREACNLPVLRKDFTVDAYQVYEARVMGADAILLIVAALGDTQLQELAALAFGLGLDVLVEVHDAVELERALAVPSPLIGVNNRDLHTFAVNLSTTLELLPSIPSDRVVITESGIQSSDDVHLMRAHGVSAFLVGEAFMRAPDPGVALRELFAASA, from the coding sequence ATGAGCGGGACGCCAGACATCCTGAAACGCATCATCGCGCGCAAAGCCGAGGAGGTGGCACGGCGCGCCGGCCGGCTGCCGCTGCGGGCGTTGAGCGAGCAGGCCGAAGTTGCGCCCGCGGTCCGCGGCTTCGCCCGCACCCTGCGCGGGCGCGTTGCGAGCGGTGAGCCCGCTGTTATCGCGGAGATCAAGAAGGCTTCGCCGAGCAAGGGCGTGCTGCGCGCCGGCTTCGAACCGGCGGAGATTGCCCGGTCCTATGAACGGCACGGCGCCACCTGCCTTTCGGTCCTGACCGACATCGAGTTCTTTCAGGGCTCGGACGAGCACCTGACGGCGGCACGGGAGGCGTGCAACCTGCCCGTCCTGCGCAAGGACTTTACCGTCGATGCTTACCAGGTCTACGAGGCCCGCGTCATGGGGGCGGACGCGATCCTGCTCATTGTCGCTGCGCTCGGGGACACACAGCTGCAGGAACTCGCCGCCCTGGCCTTCGGCCTCGGCCTCGACGTGCTCGTCGAGGTGCACGACGCCGTCGAGCTCGAGCGCGCACTCGCGGTTCCGTCCCCGCTCATCGGCGTCAACAATCGCGACCTCCATACGTTCGCGGTGAACCTCTCGACCACGCTCGAGCTGCTGCCCTCGATCCCAAGTGACCGGGTTGTGATCACCGAAAGCGGCATACAAAGCAGCGACGACGTGCACCTCATGCGCGCACACGGTGTGAGCGCCTTCCTGGTGGGTGAGGCCTTCATGCGCGCGCCGGACCCGGGCGTTGCGCTCCGGGAGCTGTTCGCCGCGTCCGCCTGA
- a CDS encoding OsmC family protein, which yields MKTRVEWTGNVSFLATTESGHRVPMDGSPEAGGQNEGPRPMELVLAGMGGCTSFDVVHILRKARQDVRECTAEIDADRAPVDPKVFTRIHVHFVLKGKGLDPKRVAHAIELSADKYCSASIMLAKTATITHDYEITEVE from the coding sequence ATGAAAACCCGAGTCGAATGGACCGGTAACGTGAGTTTCCTCGCCACGACGGAGAGCGGGCATCGCGTGCCGATGGACGGGTCCCCCGAGGCCGGAGGGCAGAACGAGGGCCCCCGGCCGATGGAGCTCGTGCTGGCCGGAATGGGTGGCTGCACCTCGTTCGACGTCGTGCACATTCTCCGGAAAGCGCGGCAGGATGTCCGGGAGTGCACCGCGGAGATTGACGCCGACCGCGCGCCTGTCGACCCTAAGGTTTTTACGCGCATCCATGTCCATTTCGTCCTGAAGGGAAAGGGTCTGGATCCCAAGCGCGTGGCGCACGCGATCGAGCTTTCGGCCGACAAGTACTGCTCCGCCTCGATCATGCTTGCCAAGACCGCGACGATCACGCACGACTACGAGATCACCGAGGTCGAGTGA
- a CDS encoding (2Fe-2S) ferredoxin domain-containing protein, translated as MSYYRYHVFFCLNQREDGRACCANHGSPALREYAKERVKALGLAGQGGVRINTAGCLDRCEEGPVIVVYPEGTWYTYVDREDIDEIIDEHLVHGRIVDRLRI; from the coding sequence ATGTCCTACTACCGCTACCACGTCTTTTTCTGCCTCAATCAGCGAGAGGACGGTCGTGCGTGCTGCGCGAACCACGGCTCACCGGCGCTACGTGAATACGCCAAGGAGCGTGTCAAGGCACTGGGTCTCGCCGGGCAGGGCGGGGTGCGCATCAACACCGCGGGATGCCTCGACCGGTGCGAAGAAGGTCCGGTGATCGTCGTTTACCCGGAAGGCACGTGGTACACCTACGTTGACCGGGAGGACATCGACGAAATTATCGACGAGCACCTCGTTCACGGTCGAATCGTCGACCGCCTGCGCATATAG
- a CDS encoding DUF6776 family protein, giving the protein MKNWFKKRATADLVVRRKLSPRTKLLLTGSVVTVVVLAAGSIYNYGLSTAGFERFSANRKQSRLQEDLQRKAAENQELRDHLARAERSLQMNETAFQELERALKASSQEIVKLREELNFYRNIITPVDKKSGLRIQNLYIEPTGTNQYRYKLVLIQALKHERTISGSASLEISGMQGTEESVLTVPGPGERPLKVSFKYFQDLEGRFELPKNFKPRRVKVNVTPAGSSQSVEESYAWPQA; this is encoded by the coding sequence TTGAAAAACTGGTTCAAGAAGCGCGCCACGGCGGATCTCGTGGTGCGTCGCAAACTGTCTCCGCGCACAAAACTGCTGCTTACGGGCAGCGTCGTCACGGTCGTCGTCCTGGCTGCCGGTTCGATCTATAACTATGGTTTGAGCACGGCCGGTTTCGAGCGGTTCTCGGCGAACCGGAAGCAGAGCCGGCTGCAGGAGGATCTGCAGCGCAAGGCGGCTGAGAACCAGGAGCTGCGCGACCACCTCGCGCGAGCCGAACGCAGCCTGCAGATGAACGAAACGGCCTTCCAGGAACTGGAGCGGGCGCTCAAGGCGTCCAGCCAGGAGATCGTGAAACTGCGCGAGGAGCTCAACTTCTATCGCAATATCATCACGCCGGTCGACAAGAAGAGTGGCCTACGCATCCAGAACCTTTACATCGAGCCGACCGGGACCAATCAATACCGCTACAAGCTGGTGCTCATACAGGCCCTCAAGCACGAGCGCACGATCAGTGGTTCGGCTAGCCTGGAGATCAGCGGGATGCAGGGAACGGAAGAATCGGTGTTGACCGTCCCCGGGCCCGGCGAGCGCCCTCTTAAAGTGAGCTTCAAGTATTTCCAGGACCTCGAAGGGCGCTTCGAGTTGCCGAAGAACTTCAAGCCGCGCCGAGTGAAGGTGAACGTCACGCCGGCGGGAAGCAGTCAGTCGGTCGAAGAGAGCTACGCTTGGCCGCAGGCCTAG
- the erpA gene encoding iron-sulfur cluster insertion protein ErpA has product MTAAMPEMPSPLVFTDSAAEKVRELIAEENNPALMLRVFVSGGGCSGFQYGFTFEENANEDDTRVSKNGVTMLIDPLSFQYLMGAEIDYQEGLHGAQFVIKNPNAKTTCGCGSSFNT; this is encoded by the coding sequence ATGACCGCTGCCATGCCTGAAATGCCTTCGCCGCTCGTTTTCACCGATAGCGCGGCAGAGAAGGTCAGGGAGCTGATCGCAGAAGAGAACAACCCGGCACTCATGCTGCGCGTATTCGTATCCGGAGGGGGCTGTTCCGGCTTCCAGTATGGCTTCACGTTCGAGGAGAACGCGAACGAGGACGACACCCGTGTTTCGAAGAACGGCGTGACGATGCTCATTGACCCGCTCAGCTTCCAGTATCTAATGGGCGCCGAGATCGATTATCAGGAAGGGCTGCACGGAGCGCAGTTCGTCATCAAGAATCCAAACGCAAAAACAACCTGCGGCTGCGGGTCATCCTTCAACACCTGA
- the coq7 gene encoding 2-polyprenyl-3-methyl-6-methoxy-1,4-benzoquinone monooxygenase yields the protein MSSADRLIGSLDQAIRLVFGPRPHAERSTPAVSVPESDLSAEERDLSGRLMRINHAGEICAQALYQGQALTARLEHVRDKMEQAAQEENDHLAWTEERVHELGSHTSYLNPVWYGGSFAIGAIAGLAGDRWSLGFLAETERQVVEHLGEHLERLPAGDSRSRAILLQMREDEGKHATTAVESGGTPLPRPVQRLMRLTSRVMTRTAFWV from the coding sequence ATCTCGTCTGCCGATCGCCTTATCGGTTCCCTTGATCAAGCCATTCGGCTGGTCTTCGGACCGCGGCCACACGCCGAGCGTTCCACTCCGGCCGTTTCCGTCCCCGAGTCCGATCTTTCGGCCGAGGAACGCGACCTGTCCGGCCGCCTTATGCGCATCAACCACGCCGGCGAGATTTGCGCTCAGGCGCTTTATCAGGGCCAGGCCCTGACCGCCCGCCTGGAACATGTGCGCGACAAAATGGAGCAGGCCGCGCAGGAGGAAAACGATCACCTGGCCTGGACGGAGGAACGAGTCCACGAGCTCGGCTCGCATACAAGCTATCTGAATCCCGTGTGGTACGGGGGCTCGTTTGCGATCGGGGCGATTGCAGGCCTCGCCGGCGACCGCTGGAGCCTGGGCTTCCTTGCCGAGACGGAACGGCAGGTCGTCGAGCACCTCGGAGAGCATCTGGAACGGCTGCCTGCCGGAGATTCCAGAAGCCGCGCCATCCTATTACAGATGCGTGAAGACGAAGGCAAACACGCGACGACCGCCGTCGAGTCGGGGGGCACGCCGCTGCCCCGCCCGGTTCAGCGGCTGATGCGTCTCACCTCGCGCGTGATGACCCGTACCGCTTTTTGGGTCTGA
- a CDS encoding DUF885 domain-containing protein gives MSAKPDASARFRELIETYFAAWFRYHPEAAVDVGVPGYEHLLTPFGHDDRAALVCLNDQLVVGLEELGSADLTVDEALDYEILRGAVFLENQHILELEPRQPDPSVLLPVSAIYQLTVRPVANAAEALRARLGAIPDHLARAKEYLRERAKLVPPLWLESAEVAAGQGAQFIAGLAAQAGIGVDTGTLKREIERAARALEDFGDFLRTELSREAAGEFACGAPYFAHLLRHRHFLDVGTPELERFAQRLIHQVRRDLGDACRALGHADLQAAMARIRERGVASDRLLNAYRSHMQAARAFLVERGLVTMPIRESLEIVETPIFLRHQIPFAAYMEPSPIDPEQKGYYYVTPPKDEEQLAEHDAAGIMHTCVHEAWPGHHLQFVTAHTRPDSRSLPRLLNASATLYEGWALYSEQLMHEQGFLSLPEQRVILLRDRLWRALRIVIDIGLHTQGMTIEQAANLLTTHLGFPRSQALADLTWYTRAPTVPLGYATGWALINALRDRLRARDAAFTLTKFHDRLIAAGSIALPLVIARQFGADDWRAVRGMLFGQA, from the coding sequence GTGAGCGCGAAACCGGACGCCTCGGCCAGATTCCGGGAGCTGATCGAGACTTATTTCGCCGCCTGGTTCCGCTATCACCCGGAGGCGGCGGTCGATGTCGGGGTGCCCGGCTACGAGCACCTCCTGACACCTTTCGGCCACGACGATCGCGCCGCCCTCGTTTGCCTGAACGATCAGCTCGTTGTCGGCCTCGAGGAACTCGGCTCAGCCGATCTCACCGTGGACGAGGCGCTCGATTACGAGATCCTGCGCGGCGCGGTTTTCCTTGAGAACCAGCACATCCTGGAGCTCGAGCCGCGCCAGCCCGATCCGTCCGTGCTGCTCCCGGTCAGCGCGATCTACCAGCTCACGGTTCGACCCGTCGCAAACGCAGCCGAAGCATTGCGGGCGCGTCTTGGTGCGATTCCCGATCACCTGGCGCGGGCGAAAGAATATCTGCGTGAGCGCGCGAAACTGGTCCCGCCGCTCTGGCTGGAATCGGCCGAGGTCGCTGCAGGACAGGGAGCGCAGTTCATCGCCGGACTTGCCGCGCAGGCCGGGATCGGCGTGGATACCGGAACGCTCAAGAGAGAAATCGAACGAGCCGCCCGCGCGCTTGAGGACTTCGGCGATTTTTTGAGGACGGAGCTTTCGCGTGAAGCAGCCGGCGAGTTCGCCTGCGGCGCACCTTATTTCGCCCACCTGCTAAGGCACCGGCATTTCCTCGACGTTGGAACCCCGGAACTCGAGCGCTTCGCCCAACGGCTCATTCACCAGGTACGGCGGGATCTGGGCGATGCGTGCCGGGCGCTCGGTCACGCGGACCTGCAGGCGGCGATGGCGCGCATTCGCGAGCGCGGCGTGGCCTCCGACAGATTACTGAATGCCTACCGCTCGCACATGCAGGCTGCACGTGCGTTCCTGGTCGAGCGCGGGCTTGTCACCATGCCGATCCGAGAGAGCCTGGAGATCGTAGAGACGCCGATCTTTCTTCGGCACCAGATACCTTTTGCCGCTTACATGGAACCCTCGCCGATCGATCCCGAGCAAAAGGGGTACTACTACGTGACTCCCCCGAAAGACGAGGAGCAGCTGGCCGAGCACGACGCCGCCGGGATCATGCACACTTGCGTGCACGAGGCCTGGCCGGGTCATCATCTTCAGTTCGTGACGGCCCATACTCGTCCGGACTCCCGTTCCCTGCCGCGCCTCCTCAACGCCTCGGCGACCCTCTACGAAGGCTGGGCGCTCTACTCTGAGCAATTGATGCACGAGCAGGGCTTCCTGTCTCTGCCCGAGCAGCGGGTGATCTTGCTGCGCGATCGCCTGTGGCGCGCGTTGCGTATTGTGATCGATATTGGGCTGCACACGCAGGGAATGACAATCGAGCAAGCCGCCAACCTGCTCACGACGCACTTGGGATTTCCGCGCTCACAGGCGCTGGCTGACCTCACCTGGTACACACGTGCCCCGACGGTGCCGCTTGGCTACGCGACCGGCTGGGCGTTGATCAACGCCCTGCGTGACCGCCTGCGTGCGCGGGATGCTGCATTCACTCTCACGAAATTCCATGACCGACTGATCGCTGCGGGTTCTATTGCGCTCCCGCTCGTAATCGCACGTCAGTTCGGTGCTGACGACTGGCGGGCGGTGCGGGGGATGCTCTTCGGCCAAGCGTGA
- a CDS encoding peptidoglycan DD-metalloendopeptidase family protein, protein MSDRSAFQERAAWRRSLLFVGAGVFATSVTIASIPTPDLALAPDPAIPPSTPPQTLVYSQVIPGSESTDRHLLAELLRSAAVVEPATTTEGYSEVTVRPGDTLARILRGRGIEAPGLLQVVHARAEARGLSRLIPGDRLLLRTDAGGHLQELVHSVEPYENLRLTRAATGFEVLRERREYDIRVAYVAGGITHSLFEDAQRAGLSEPLVLALAEIFGWDIDFALDLRTGDRFAVVYEEKYWLGQKVADGEILAAEFVNRGKTYRAIGYRHDDGALEYYTPEGKSLKREFLRAPVKFSRVSSTFSNARYHPILKIPRAHKGIDYAAPVGTPVHATAGGQIISLGWNGGYGKTVVIRHGTSYRTLYAHLSRVRSDLKVGHSVEQGDTIGYIGQTGLATGPHLHYEFQVNGVHRNPLTYRFPTATRTGPLPDEFHSFVRQWSVQLDIVGGSHRLARLATERGRGAEAR, encoded by the coding sequence CGCGCTTGCTCCCGATCCAGCCATTCCTCCCTCGACTCCTCCGCAGACGCTCGTTTACTCGCAAGTCATTCCCGGGTCGGAGTCGACCGATCGGCACCTGCTTGCCGAACTCCTCCGGTCCGCCGCAGTGGTGGAGCCCGCCACTACCACCGAGGGCTACTCCGAAGTGACGGTGCGCCCGGGGGACACGCTGGCTCGTATTCTTCGGGGGCGCGGCATCGAGGCGCCCGGGCTGCTGCAGGTCGTGCATGCGCGGGCTGAGGCGCGTGGCCTGAGCCGTTTGATCCCCGGGGACCGTCTACTTTTGAGGACCGATGCGGGCGGCCATTTGCAAGAGCTGGTGCACAGCGTCGAGCCTTACGAAAACCTGCGCTTGACACGGGCGGCAACCGGTTTCGAGGTGCTGCGCGAGCGGCGAGAATACGACATTCGGGTCGCTTACGTGGCTGGCGGGATCACCCATTCGCTGTTCGAGGATGCGCAGCGAGCCGGACTATCCGAGCCCCTGGTTCTGGCCCTGGCGGAGATTTTCGGCTGGGACATCGACTTCGCGCTCGACCTGCGCACCGGCGATCGCTTCGCCGTAGTCTACGAGGAGAAGTACTGGCTGGGCCAAAAGGTGGCTGACGGGGAAATCCTGGCAGCCGAGTTCGTCAACCGCGGAAAGACGTACCGCGCCATCGGTTATCGACACGACGACGGCGCACTCGAGTATTACACACCGGAAGGCAAGAGCCTTAAACGCGAATTTCTGCGCGCACCGGTGAAGTTCAGTCGAGTGAGCTCCACTTTCTCGAATGCCCGCTACCATCCGATACTCAAGATTCCGAGAGCACACAAAGGAATCGACTATGCTGCACCGGTCGGAACACCGGTGCACGCGACCGCGGGCGGCCAGATCATTTCGCTCGGCTGGAATGGGGGATATGGCAAGACCGTCGTCATCCGGCACGGGACATCGTACAGGACGCTGTACGCCCACCTATCCCGCGTCCGGTCCGACCTCAAAGTAGGGCATAGCGTCGAGCAGGGCGACACGATCGGTTATATTGGACAGACGGGTCTCGCGACCGGGCCTCACCTGCACTACGAGTTCCAGGTTAATGGAGTACACCGGAACCCGCTCACCTATCGGTTTCCCACCGCGACTCGAACTGGGCCGCTGCCCGATGAATTCCATAGCTTCGTGCGGCAGTGGAGCGTTCAGCTGGACATCGTGGGCGGCTCGCATCGGCTCGCGCGCCTGGCAACAGAGCGCGGGAGGGGGGCGGAAGCCCGATAG
- the rpsI gene encoding 30S ribosomal protein S9: MATAKESFYGTGRRKSSTARVFLKPGKGEIVVNSRPLEQYFGRETARMIVRQPFAAVDLKDRFDVMVNVAGGGPSGQAGAIRHGITRALMKYDEALRSALRKAGYVTRDARAVERKKYGLHKARKRPQYSKR, encoded by the coding sequence ATGGCAACTGCAAAAGAAAGCTTCTACGGGACCGGCCGACGCAAGTCGTCGACGGCGCGCGTGTTCCTCAAGCCCGGCAAGGGCGAGATCGTCGTGAACAGCCGCCCGCTCGAGCAATACTTCGGCCGCGAGACCGCGCGCATGATCGTGCGCCAGCCGTTTGCGGCCGTGGATCTCAAGGACCGGTTCGATGTAATGGTCAACGTCGCGGGTGGTGGACCCAGCGGGCAGGCCGGCGCGATTCGGCACGGCATTACCCGCGCGTTGATGAAATACGATGAGGCCCTTCGTTCGGCTCTCCGCAAGGCAGGTTACGTCACCAGAGACGCCCGAGCGGTCGAGCGAAAGAAGTACGGCCTCCACAAGGCACGCAAGCGGCCTCAGTACTCCAAGCGCTAG
- the rplM gene encoding 50S ribosomal protein L13, which produces MKTYVAKPDTIKRQWLVIDAADKVLGRVAAEVARRLRGKHKPEFTPNIDTGDYVIVLNAAKVRVTGAKADQKAYYSYSGYQSGLKTASFKEVQAKHPERLIEHAVKGMLPKNPLGREMFRKLKVYAGAEHKHAAQGPKAIEI; this is translated from the coding sequence ATGAAAACCTACGTAGCCAAACCCGACACCATCAAGCGCCAGTGGCTCGTCATCGACGCGGCCGACAAGGTCCTCGGGCGCGTGGCGGCCGAGGTGGCCCGGCGGCTGCGTGGCAAGCACAAGCCCGAGTTCACGCCCAACATCGACACCGGCGATTACGTCATCGTGCTCAATGCCGCAAAGGTGCGTGTCACCGGCGCGAAGGCGGACCAGAAGGCGTACTACAGCTACTCCGGCTACCAGAGCGGTCTCAAGACGGCGAGCTTCAAGGAAGTCCAGGCGAAGCATCCCGAGCGCCTTATCGAGCACGCCGTGAAGGGCATGCTTCCCAAGAATCCGCTTGGGCGCGAAATGTTCCGCAAGCTCAAAGTCTACGCCGGCGCCGAGCACAAGCACGCGGCGCAGGGGCCGAAGGCGATTGAGATCTGA